Proteins encoded in a region of the Macaca mulatta isolate MMU2019108-1 chromosome X, T2T-MMU8v2.0, whole genome shotgun sequence genome:
- the ELK1 gene encoding ETS domain-containing protein Elk-1 isoform X2 has product MSTASQLSCLPSRYPWDGVSTPPAMDPSVTLWQFLLQLLREQGNGHIISWTSRDGGEFKLVDAEEVARLWGLRKNKTNMNYDKLSRALRYYYDKNIIRKVSGQKFVYKFVSYPEVAGCSTEDCPPQPEVSVTSAMPNVAPAAVHATPGDTASGKPGTPKGAGMAGPGGLARSSRNEYMRSGLYSTFTIQSLQPQPPPHPRPAVVLPNAAPAGAAAPPSGSRSTSPSPLEACLEAEEAGLPLQVILTPPEAPNLKSEELNVEPGLGRALPPEVKVEGPKEELEVARERGFVPETTKAEPEVPPQEGVPARLPAVVMDTAGQAGGHVASSPEISQPQKGRKPRDLELPLSPSLLGGPGPERTPGSGTGSGLQAPGPALTPSLLPTHTLTPVLLTPSSLPPSIHFWSTLSPIAPRSPAKLSFQFPSSGSAQVHIPSISVDGLSTPVVLSPGPQKP; this is encoded by the exons ATGTCCACAGCCTCTCAACTCAGCTGTTTGCCCTCCAGGTACCCCTGGGATGGCGTGAGCACTCCCCCAGCGATGGACCCATCTGTGACGCTGTGGCAGTTTCTGCTGCAGCTGCTGAGAGAGCAAGGCAATGGCCACATCATCTCCTGGACTTCACGGGATGGTGGTGAATTCAAGCTGGTGGATGCAGAGGAGGTGGCCCGGCTGTGGGGGCTACGCAAGAACAAGACCAACATGAATTACGACAAGCTCAGCCGGGCCTTGCGGTACTACTATGACAAG AACATCATCCGCAAGGTGAGCGGCCAGAAGTTCGTCTACAAGTTTGTGTCCTATCCTGAGGTCGCAGGGTGCTCCACTGAGGACTGCCCGCCCCAGCCAGAGGTGTCTGTTACCTCCGCCATGCCAAatgtggcccctgctgctgtacATGCCACCCCAGGGGACACTGCCTCTGGAAAGCCAGGCACACCCAAGGGTGCAGGAATGGCAGGCCCGGGTGGTTTGGCACGCAGCAGCCGGAACGAGTACATGCGTTCGGGCCTCTATTCCACCTTCACCATCCAGTCTCTGCAGCCACAGCCACCCCCTCATCCTCGGCCTGCTGTGGTGCTCCCCAATGCAGCTCCTGCAGGAGCAGCAGCGCCCCCCTCGGGGAGCAGGAGCACCAGTCCAAGCCCCTTGGAGGCCtgcctggaggctgaggaagccGGCTTGCCTCTGCAG GTCATCCTGACTCCGCCCGAGGCCCCAAACCTGAAATCGGAAGAGCTGAATGTGGAGCCAGGTTTGGGCCGGGCTTTGCCCCCAGAAGTGAAAGTGGAAGGGCCCAAGGAAGAGTTGGAAGTTGCCAGGGAGAGAGGGTTTGTGCCGGAAACTACCAAGGCCGAGCCAGAAGTCCCTCCACAGGAGGGCGTGCCAGCCCGGCTGCCCGCGGTTGTTATGGACACCGCAGGGCAGGCGGGCGGCCACGTGGCTTCCAGCCCTGAGATCTCCCAGCCACAAAAGGGCCGGAAGCCCCGGGACCTAGAGCTTCCACTCAGCCCAAGCCTGCTAGGTGGGCCAGGACCCGAACGGACCCCAGGATCGGGAACTGGCTCCGGCCTCCAGGCGCCTGGGCCGGCGCTAACTCCATCCCTACTTCCTACACATACATTG ACCCCGGTGCTGCTGACACCCAGCTCGCTGCCTCCCAGCATTCACTTCTGGAGCACCCTGAGTCCCATTGCGCCCCGTAGCCCGGCCAAGCTCTCCTTCCAG TTTCCATCCAGTGGCAGCGCCCAGGTGCACATCCCTTCCATCAGCGTGGATGGCCTCTCGACCCCCGTGGTGCTCTCCCCAGGGCCCCAGAAGCCATga
- the ELK1 gene encoding ETS domain-containing protein Elk-1 isoform X3 codes for MDPSVTLWQFLLQLLREQGNGHIISWTSRDGGEFKLVDAEEVARLWGLRKNKTNMNYDKLSRALRYYYDKNIIRKVSGQKFVYKFVSYPESHCAP; via the exons ATGGACCCATCTGTGACGCTGTGGCAGTTTCTGCTGCAGCTGCTGAGAGAGCAAGGCAATGGCCACATCATCTCCTGGACTTCACGGGATGGTGGTGAATTCAAGCTGGTGGATGCAGAGGAGGTGGCCCGGCTGTGGGGGCTACGCAAGAACAAGACCAACATGAATTACGACAAGCTCAGCCGGGCCTTGCGGTACTACTATGACAAG AACATCATCCGCAAGGTGAGCGGCCAGAAGTTCGTCTACAAGTTTGTGTCCTATCCTGAG TCCCATTGCGCCCCGTAG
- the ELK1 gene encoding ETS domain-containing protein Elk-1: MDPSVTLWQFLLQLLREQGNGHIISWTSRDGGEFKLVDAEEVARLWGLRKNKTNMNYDKLSRALRYYYDKNIIRKVSGQKFVYKFVSYPEVAGCSTEDCPPQPEVSVTSAMPNVAPAAVHATPGDTASGKPGTPKGAGMAGPGGLARSSRNEYMRSGLYSTFTIQSLQPQPPPHPRPAVVLPNAAPAGAAAPPSGSRSTSPSPLEACLEAEEAGLPLQVILTPPEAPNLKSEELNVEPGLGRALPPEVKVEGPKEELEVARERGFVPETTKAEPEVPPQEGVPARLPAVVMDTAGQAGGHVASSPEISQPQKGRKPRDLELPLSPSLLGGPGPERTPGSGTGSGLQAPGPALTPSLLPTHTLTPVLLTPSSLPPSIHFWSTLSPIAPRSPAKLSFQFPSSGSAQVHIPSISVDGLSTPVVLSPGPQKP, encoded by the exons ATGGACCCATCTGTGACGCTGTGGCAGTTTCTGCTGCAGCTGCTGAGAGAGCAAGGCAATGGCCACATCATCTCCTGGACTTCACGGGATGGTGGTGAATTCAAGCTGGTGGATGCAGAGGAGGTGGCCCGGCTGTGGGGGCTACGCAAGAACAAGACCAACATGAATTACGACAAGCTCAGCCGGGCCTTGCGGTACTACTATGACAAG AACATCATCCGCAAGGTGAGCGGCCAGAAGTTCGTCTACAAGTTTGTGTCCTATCCTGAGGTCGCAGGGTGCTCCACTGAGGACTGCCCGCCCCAGCCAGAGGTGTCTGTTACCTCCGCCATGCCAAatgtggcccctgctgctgtacATGCCACCCCAGGGGACACTGCCTCTGGAAAGCCAGGCACACCCAAGGGTGCAGGAATGGCAGGCCCGGGTGGTTTGGCACGCAGCAGCCGGAACGAGTACATGCGTTCGGGCCTCTATTCCACCTTCACCATCCAGTCTCTGCAGCCACAGCCACCCCCTCATCCTCGGCCTGCTGTGGTGCTCCCCAATGCAGCTCCTGCAGGAGCAGCAGCGCCCCCCTCGGGGAGCAGGAGCACCAGTCCAAGCCCCTTGGAGGCCtgcctggaggctgaggaagccGGCTTGCCTCTGCAG GTCATCCTGACTCCGCCCGAGGCCCCAAACCTGAAATCGGAAGAGCTGAATGTGGAGCCAGGTTTGGGCCGGGCTTTGCCCCCAGAAGTGAAAGTGGAAGGGCCCAAGGAAGAGTTGGAAGTTGCCAGGGAGAGAGGGTTTGTGCCGGAAACTACCAAGGCCGAGCCAGAAGTCCCTCCACAGGAGGGCGTGCCAGCCCGGCTGCCCGCGGTTGTTATGGACACCGCAGGGCAGGCGGGCGGCCACGTGGCTTCCAGCCCTGAGATCTCCCAGCCACAAAAGGGCCGGAAGCCCCGGGACCTAGAGCTTCCACTCAGCCCAAGCCTGCTAGGTGGGCCAGGACCCGAACGGACCCCAGGATCGGGAACTGGCTCCGGCCTCCAGGCGCCTGGGCCGGCGCTAACTCCATCCCTACTTCCTACACATACATTG ACCCCGGTGCTGCTGACACCCAGCTCGCTGCCTCCCAGCATTCACTTCTGGAGCACCCTGAGTCCCATTGCGCCCCGTAGCCCGGCCAAGCTCTCCTTCCAG TTTCCATCCAGTGGCAGCGCCCAGGTGCACATCCCTTCCATCAGCGTGGATGGCCTCTCGACCCCCGTGGTGCTCTCCCCAGGGCCCCAGAAGCCATga